One window from the genome of Pseudomonas sp. L5B5 encodes:
- the argJ gene encoding bifunctional glutamate N-acetyltransferase/amino-acid acetyltransferase ArgJ, producing the protein MAVGLGPLPTLHPVAGFELGIASAGIKRPGRKDVVVMRCAEGSTVAGVFTLNAFCAAPVILAKQRVQGAVRYLLTNTGNANAGTGEPGLAAASRTCAKLAELTGVDANAVLPYSTGVIGEPLPVEKIEGALQAALDDLSVDNWAAAATGIMTTDTLPKGASRQFQHDGVTITVTGISKGAGMIRPNMATMLGYIATDAKVSREVLQNLLLDGANKSFNRITIDGDTSTNDCCMLIATGQADLPEITEAAGPLFAALKQAVLEVCMDVAKAIVRDGEGATKFVTVEVNGGGTHQECLDVGYTVAHSPLIKTALFASDPNWGRILAAVGRAGVPDLDVSKIDVFLGAVCIASRGARAASYTEAQGAEVMQQEEITIRIELGRGTCSETIWTTDLSHEYVKINAEYRT; encoded by the coding sequence ATGGCTGTTGGTCTTGGTCCGTTGCCCACGTTGCACCCGGTTGCCGGTTTCGAACTCGGTATCGCTTCGGCCGGCATCAAGCGCCCGGGGCGCAAGGATGTGGTGGTCATGCGTTGTGCCGAAGGCTCCACGGTGGCCGGGGTGTTCACCCTCAATGCGTTCTGTGCGGCGCCGGTGATCCTGGCCAAGCAGCGAGTGCAGGGTGCGGTGCGTTACCTGCTGACCAACACCGGCAATGCCAACGCCGGTACTGGCGAGCCTGGCCTGGCAGCGGCCAGCCGGACCTGCGCCAAGCTGGCGGAACTGACCGGGGTCGACGCCAATGCCGTGTTGCCGTACTCCACCGGGGTGATCGGCGAACCGTTGCCTGTGGAGAAGATCGAAGGGGCATTGCAGGCCGCCCTGGATGATCTGTCCGTGGACAACTGGGCCGCTGCAGCCACCGGCATCATGACCACCGACACCCTGCCCAAGGGCGCCAGCCGCCAGTTCCAGCATGACGGCGTGACCATCACGGTCACCGGTATCAGCAAGGGGGCGGGGATGATCCGGCCGAACATGGCGACCATGCTCGGTTATATCGCCACCGATGCCAAAGTCTCCCGCGAGGTGCTGCAGAACCTGCTGCTGGACGGCGCCAACAAGTCCTTCAACCGCATCACCATCGATGGCGATACCTCCACCAATGACTGCTGCATGCTGATCGCCACCGGCCAGGCCGACCTCCCGGAAATCACCGAGGCCGCAGGCCCGCTGTTCGCCGCGCTGAAGCAGGCGGTCCTCGAGGTCTGCATGGACGTGGCCAAGGCCATTGTCCGTGACGGCGAGGGTGCCACCAAGTTCGTCACCGTGGAAGTCAACGGCGGCGGTACTCACCAGGAATGCCTGGACGTGGGCTACACCGTGGCTCACTCGCCGCTGATCAAGACTGCGCTGTTCGCCTCCGACCCTAACTGGGGCCGCATCCTCGCGGCGGTAGGCCGTGCCGGTGTGCCGGACCTGGATGTCAGCAAGATCGATGTGTTCCTCGGTGCGGTCTGCATCGCCAGTCGCGGCGCACGGGCGGCGAGCTACACCGAAGCCCAGGGTGCTGAGGTGATGCAGCAGGAAGAAATCACCATCCGTATCGAGCTGGGACGTGGCACCTGCAGCGAAACCATCTGGACCACCGATCTGTCTCACGAGTACGTGAAAATCAACGCTGAATACCGTACCTGA
- a CDS encoding Nudix family hydrolase, with protein MKRVHVAAAVIRDASGKILIARRADTQHQGGLWEFPGGKVEAGEAVEAALARELQEELGIAVAAARPLIKVQHDYPDKQVLLDVWEVSAFNGEPRGVEGQPLAWVTARELADYEFPAANQPIVAAARLPSQYLITPQGLETPALLRGMQKAIAQGCKLIQLRAPGGYDPQYRDLAVDATGLCAGKAQLMLKGPFEWLGDFPSAGWHITAAQLRKYASAGRPFGKERWLAASCHNAEELSLAQQMDVDFVTLSPVQPTQTHPDAQPLGWEQAGQLIGAFNKPVYLLGGVGASHCEQAWAVGAQGVAGIRAFWPQD; from the coding sequence GTGAAACGAGTACATGTGGCTGCGGCCGTTATCCGGGATGCCAGCGGCAAGATCCTGATTGCCCGGCGTGCCGATACTCAACATCAAGGTGGTTTGTGGGAGTTTCCCGGAGGCAAGGTCGAAGCCGGGGAGGCAGTCGAGGCCGCGCTGGCCCGCGAGCTGCAGGAAGAGTTGGGCATTGCCGTGGCTGCTGCGCGCCCGCTGATCAAGGTGCAGCATGATTATCCGGACAAACAGGTGCTACTGGATGTCTGGGAGGTCTCGGCGTTCAACGGCGAACCCCGCGGTGTCGAGGGACAACCTCTGGCGTGGGTCACTGCTCGTGAACTGGCCGACTATGAATTTCCCGCTGCCAATCAACCGATTGTTGCCGCCGCGCGCTTGCCATCCCAATACCTGATCACTCCGCAAGGCCTGGAAACCCCGGCCCTGTTGCGAGGCATGCAGAAAGCCATCGCCCAGGGCTGCAAGCTGATCCAGCTGCGGGCCCCCGGTGGCTATGATCCGCAATACCGCGACCTGGCGGTGGATGCGACAGGCCTGTGTGCAGGCAAGGCGCAATTGATGCTCAAGGGGCCCTTCGAATGGCTGGGCGACTTCCCCTCGGCCGGCTGGCACATCACTGCCGCGCAATTGCGCAAGTACGCCAGTGCCGGGCGTCCCTTCGGCAAGGAGCGTTGGCTGGCCGCTTCCTGTCATAACGCCGAGGAGTTGTCCCTGGCGCAGCAGATGGACGTGGACTTCGTGACCCTGTCACCGGTACAGCCGACCCAGACTCACCCCGATGCCCAGCCGCTGGGGTGGGAGCAGGCCGGACAGTTGATCGGCGCCTTCAACAAACCGGTGTATCTGCTGGGCGGGGTAGGGGCGTCCCACTGCGAGCAGGCCTGGGCAGTCGGTGCCCAGGGGGTTGCGGGAATCCGGGCCTTCTGGCCGCAGGATTGA
- a CDS encoding cob(I)yrinic acid a,c-diamide adenosyltransferase has protein sequence MGFRLSKIYTRTGDKGETGLGDGRRVPKDHPRIEAIGEVDTLNSQLGLLLAGLEEQHTTCPGLTPVIEVLAPCQHRLFDLGGELAMPVYQALDELEVQRLEAAIDLWNEELGPLENFILPGGSALIAQAHVCRSLARSAERRCQQLNAIEPLQGVGLAYINRLSDLLFVAARLIAKRQGIAEILWQAAAKP, from the coding sequence ATGGGTTTTCGCTTGTCGAAGATTTACACCCGCACCGGAGACAAGGGCGAGACCGGCCTGGGAGACGGCCGCCGGGTTCCCAAGGATCACCCACGGATCGAGGCCATCGGCGAAGTCGATACCCTCAACAGCCAGCTGGGCCTGCTCCTGGCCGGACTGGAAGAACAGCACACGACCTGTCCCGGACTGACACCGGTGATCGAGGTACTGGCGCCTTGTCAGCACCGGTTGTTCGACCTGGGCGGTGAACTGGCAATGCCGGTGTACCAGGCACTCGATGAGCTGGAGGTACAGCGCCTGGAGGCGGCAATCGATCTCTGGAACGAGGAGTTGGGGCCGCTGGAGAACTTCATCCTGCCCGGCGGTTCAGCGCTGATCGCCCAGGCCCACGTCTGCCGCAGCCTGGCCCGCAGCGCCGAACGCCGGTGCCAGCAGTTGAATGCCATCGAGCCGCTGCAAGGGGTCGGGCTGGCCTACATCAACCGCCTGTCGGACCTGCTGTTCGTCGCAGCCCGGCTGATCGCCAAGCGCCAGGGAATCGCCGAGATCCTCTGGCAGGCTGCAGCCAAGCCCTGA